A section of the Anabaena cylindrica PCC 7122 genome encodes:
- a CDS encoding class I SAM-dependent methyltransferase, with product MQKLDQLKKLYSQDLELRKNWYSPVAEAYNKVRPRYPQAIIKSAVEIAKLTSDSKILELGCGPGNATISFAQLGFPMVCLEPSPAACQFARKNCAEYPNIEIQQTTFEEWKLAPKKFNAVLAGTSFHWMNPETAYTKTADALEDDGALILLWNMTPQPNYEVYQTLYQVYKIHAPSSARYEDITTQEKIVKSFGEKALASGKFKDLVSDHFICQVTYSVDDYLLLLGTLSPYLKLEATIRDALFTGLREKMNELYGESIEITYISAFQVMSKV from the coding sequence ATGCAAAAATTAGATCAACTTAAAAAGTTATATTCCCAAGACTTAGAACTGAGAAAAAACTGGTATTCTCCTGTCGCAGAAGCATATAATAAAGTCAGACCACGCTATCCCCAAGCAATCATTAAAAGTGCTGTTGAAATTGCTAAACTTACTTCTGATAGCAAGATTCTTGAGCTAGGATGTGGTCCGGGGAATGCAACTATATCTTTTGCTCAACTAGGATTTCCAATGGTTTGTTTAGAACCAAGCCCAGCAGCTTGTCAGTTTGCTAGAAAAAATTGTGCAGAATATCCAAATATAGAGATTCAGCAGACAACTTTTGAAGAATGGAAATTAGCACCAAAGAAATTTAATGCTGTTTTAGCAGGAACTTCTTTTCATTGGATGAACCCTGAAACAGCTTATACAAAAACTGCCGATGCCTTAGAAGATGACGGTGCTTTAATTTTGTTGTGGAATATGACACCTCAACCTAATTATGAAGTATACCAAACTTTGTATCAAGTTTATAAAATTCATGCTCCATCTTCAGCAAGATATGAAGATATAACAACGCAAGAAAAAATAGTTAAATCTTTCGGAGAAAAAGCCCTAGCTTCCGGTAAATTTAAAGATTTAGTATCTGATCATTTTATCTGTCAAGTAACTTATAGTGTTGATGATTATTTACTGCTGTTAGGTACTCTTTCACCATATTTAAAGTTAGAAGCTACAATTCGGGATGCTTTATTTACTGGTTTACGAGAAAAGATGAATGAGCTTTATGGGGAAAGTATTGAGATCACATATATTTCGGCTTTTCAGGTAATGAGCAAGGTTTAG
- a CDS encoding SNF2-related protein, with amino-acid sequence MAILHGNWVINNQNSYFFIWGEIWRSSQVQTEVSAEIPLHPLAMTSDELNECLELSNLSIANLIQPSPNTKQKLKSQAIAKTKSPSYSQIVSLPTDFLATNKSKLTAISPIYSVGVGIDFLSSQHLQPWQINGFCLNSTTAIKFLTSLPLSSSDDKYAFLGGDLRFWVQIARWSLDLISRCKFLPTIQKQSDGSLIAKWQVLLDSAVDATRLEKFAAKMPLACRTYQQEARDINSHLAVDIPIEPQTLILGFLNSIIDAQIRDMVGSQSPVENRVMISLPSAVQQWLQALNGTSNIINADAIGLERLESALKAWTLPLQYQLTGKALFHTCFQLLPPETGETDWILAYFLQAADDSEFLVNAATIWANPIEKLVDQNRTIEQPQETFLRGLGLASRLYPVIAPSLETESPQFCHLTPMQAYEFIKSVAWRLEDSGLGVILPPSLANREGWANRLGLKINAETPKQKQGRLGLQSLLNFQWQLAIGGQTISKAEFDKLVALKSPLVEINGEWVELRPQDIKTAQTFFASRKDQMALSLEDALRISNGDTQVIEKLPVVSFEASGALHELIGALTNNQEIEPLPTPANFRGQLRPYQERGAAWLAFLERWGLGACLADDMGLGKCVVPDTLVNINGQLLTAEKIWNSFAGNTVFDGDGFWSEPNQKLLVNCIHEKTGKIIQASINKLYRQQVREKLKKITLEDGSSITITCQHKLLTNQGWNNLLNVGDYVCVPSKIIWNAKEEKYQNHNLAIFIAWQIAEGYENKNLGRVTITQKDPILLEYLQEIFQDIGRQFNLKINNPAISQHRAVYVLRIDSQAYRKFLESYGYNWGKLSAKKSIPDFIMQADLKTVRIFLQNYFDAESAVIDITRSIEISTASSLLIQQISTLLRRFGIWLRISSKQKCATNGTRILRTYFNGVIGGNSARRFWEEIGFGNSQKQHKLDVICQKVSNTNIESIPASEIVAQVLKTSGLPLRHLGMHNTVYVNGSQQFSRESLSQVLMSINRIISSETQQQYQLLKPSKWTTKTLEAYRSLDIEQLKLTQQYLQRLLDQEVYYCPIKSIEDVEYEGWVYDFEVSEHHNFVANNIICHNTVQFIAFLLHLKEEDALENPTLLVCPTSVLGNWEKEVNKFAPTLKVLQYHGDKRPKGKAFTEITKKHDLVITSYALIQRDIKQFQSVSWQIIVLDEAQNVKNSDSKQSQAVRQLETTFRVALTGTPVENRLQELWSILDFLNPGYLGNKQFFQRRFAMPIEKYGDTSSLMQLRSLVQPFILRRLKTDKDIIQDLPEKQEMTVFCGLSAEQAQLYQKLVDESLVEIESAEGVQRRGMILALLVKLKQICNHPSQYLKLATLAEHHSVKLQRLEEMLEEVLAEGNRALIFTQFAEWGKLLKPYLEKQLGREIFFLYGSTSKKQREEMIDRFQHDPQGPPIMILSLKAGGVGLNLTRANHVFHFDRWWNPAVENQATDRVFRIGQTRNVQVHKFVCTGTLEEKINDMIESKKQLAEQVVGAGEEWLTEMDTDQLRNLLLLDRNAVIDEDE; translated from the coding sequence ATGGCAATTTTACACGGAAATTGGGTAATAAATAATCAAAATAGCTATTTCTTTATTTGGGGAGAAATTTGGCGTTCTTCACAGGTGCAGACTGAAGTATCTGCCGAAATTCCTTTACATCCATTGGCGATGACATCCGACGAATTAAATGAATGTTTAGAACTATCTAATTTATCAATTGCTAATTTAATTCAGCCATCTCCCAATACTAAACAAAAACTTAAGAGTCAAGCAATAGCAAAAACAAAATCACCAAGTTATTCACAAATAGTTTCTTTACCAACTGATTTTTTAGCAACCAATAAATCAAAACTTACAGCAATTTCTCCGATCTATTCTGTTGGTGTGGGCATAGATTTTTTGTCTTCACAACATTTACAACCTTGGCAAATTAATGGTTTCTGTCTCAATTCTACTACAGCAATTAAATTCCTCACCTCCCTACCCTTAAGTTCCAGCGATGACAAATATGCCTTTTTGGGCGGAGATTTACGTTTTTGGGTACAAATAGCTCGTTGGAGTTTAGATTTAATCTCGCGCTGTAAGTTTTTACCCACTATTCAAAAACAATCAGATGGTTCTTTAATTGCTAAATGGCAAGTACTTTTAGATAGTGCTGTAGATGCAACTCGGTTAGAAAAATTTGCCGCTAAAATGCCCTTAGCTTGTCGCACATATCAACAAGAAGCAAGAGATATTAACTCTCACTTAGCTGTTGATATACCTATAGAACCACAAACATTAATTCTGGGATTTCTCAACAGTATAATAGATGCCCAAATCCGCGATATGGTTGGTTCTCAATCTCCCGTTGAAAATAGAGTCATGATATCTTTACCATCTGCGGTACAGCAGTGGCTACAAGCTTTAAACGGTACATCTAACATCATTAATGCTGATGCAATAGGACTAGAAAGGCTAGAATCTGCCCTGAAAGCTTGGACTCTGCCATTGCAATATCAATTAACAGGAAAAGCTTTATTTCATACTTGTTTTCAACTACTTCCCCCAGAGACAGGAGAAACAGATTGGATCTTGGCTTATTTTCTGCAAGCAGCCGACGATTCTGAATTTTTAGTCAATGCAGCAACTATCTGGGCTAACCCAATTGAGAAATTAGTTGATCAAAATCGCACAATTGAACAACCCCAAGAAACATTTCTGCGGGGTTTAGGTTTAGCTTCTCGATTATATCCAGTTATAGCCCCTAGTTTAGAAACCGAATCTCCTCAATTTTGCCACCTCACACCCATGCAAGCTTATGAGTTTATCAAATCTGTAGCTTGGAGATTAGAAGATAGCGGTTTAGGAGTAATTTTACCACCAAGTTTAGCCAACCGTGAAGGATGGGCTAACCGTTTAGGTTTAAAAATTAATGCCGAAACACCAAAACAAAAACAAGGACGTTTAGGTTTACAAAGTCTGCTAAATTTTCAGTGGCAATTAGCAATTGGTGGACAGACAATTTCTAAAGCTGAATTTGATAAATTAGTAGCCCTAAAAAGTCCTTTAGTAGAAATTAATGGTGAATGGGTGGAATTGCGTCCCCAAGATATTAAAACAGCCCAAACCTTTTTCGCTTCTCGCAAAGACCAAATGGCACTTTCTTTAGAAGATGCTTTACGGATTAGTAATGGAGATACTCAAGTAATTGAAAAATTACCTGTTGTGAGTTTTGAAGCTTCTGGTGCATTACATGAATTGATTGGGGCATTAACCAATAATCAAGAGATAGAACCTTTACCCACACCTGCAAATTTCCGGGGACAATTACGCCCTTATCAAGAAAGAGGTGCAGCTTGGTTAGCCTTTCTGGAACGTTGGGGTTTAGGTGCTTGTTTAGCAGACGATATGGGACTGGGTAAATGCGTAGTCCCAGATACATTGGTAAATATCAATGGTCAATTGTTGACAGCAGAAAAAATTTGGAATTCTTTTGCTGGCAACACAGTTTTTGACGGTGATGGTTTTTGGTCAGAACCCAATCAAAAATTACTAGTCAATTGCATTCATGAAAAAACAGGTAAGATTATTCAAGCCTCAATCAATAAATTATATCGGCAACAAGTTCGAGAGAAATTAAAAAAAATTACATTAGAAGATGGTAGTAGTATCACTATTACTTGTCAGCATAAGTTATTGACTAATCAAGGTTGGAATAATCTTTTAAATGTGGGTGATTATGTATGTGTACCTAGTAAAATAATTTGGAATGCTAAAGAAGAGAAATATCAAAATCATAATTTAGCAATATTTATAGCTTGGCAAATTGCTGAGGGTTATGAAAATAAAAATTTGGGTAGGGTGACAATCACACAAAAAGATCCAATATTATTAGAATATTTACAAGAAATTTTTCAAGATATTGGTAGACAATTTAATTTAAAAATTAACAACCCAGCAATTTCTCAACATCGGGCAGTTTATGTCCTCAGAATTGATAGTCAAGCATATAGAAAATTTTTAGAGTCTTACGGATATAACTGGGGTAAATTATCTGCTAAAAAATCTATTCCAGATTTTATCATGCAAGCAGATTTAAAGACGGTGAGGATATTTTTACAAAATTATTTTGATGCTGAGTCTGCTGTTATTGATATTACGCGGAGTATTGAAATATCTACAGCATCATCTTTATTAATTCAGCAAATTTCTACTCTGCTGCGAAGGTTTGGAATTTGGTTAAGGATATCGTCTAAACAAAAATGTGCTACTAATGGTACTCGTATTCTACGAACCTATTTTAATGGTGTTATTGGTGGTAATTCTGCGCGTAGATTTTGGGAAGAAATTGGTTTTGGTAATTCTCAAAAACAACATAAATTAGATGTAATTTGTCAAAAAGTTAGTAATACAAATATAGAAAGTATTCCTGCCTCTGAAATTGTAGCGCAAGTTTTGAAAACAAGTGGTTTACCATTACGTCATTTGGGAATGCACAATACTGTTTATGTTAATGGTTCACAGCAATTTTCTAGAGAGAGTTTATCCCAAGTTTTAATGAGTATAAACCGGATAATTAGCAGTGAAACTCAACAACAATACCAATTATTAAAACCTTCTAAATGGACAACTAAAACTCTAGAAGCATATAGAAGCCTAGATATAGAACAACTAAAGCTAACACAGCAATACTTACAAAGATTACTTGACCAAGAAGTATATTATTGTCCAATCAAGAGTATAGAAGATGTGGAGTATGAAGGCTGGGTTTATGACTTTGAAGTGAGTGAACATCATAATTTTGTTGCTAATAATATTATCTGTCATAATACTGTCCAATTCATCGCTTTTTTACTTCACCTCAAAGAAGAAGATGCACTAGAAAATCCCACGTTGTTAGTTTGTCCCACCTCTGTTTTAGGTAATTGGGAAAAAGAAGTAAACAAATTTGCCCCCACACTTAAAGTTTTGCAATATCATGGTGATAAACGCCCCAAAGGTAAGGCATTTACAGAAATAACTAAAAAACATGATTTAGTGATTACCAGTTACGCACTTATTCAACGAGATATTAAGCAATTTCAGAGCGTTTCTTGGCAGATAATTGTTTTAGATGAAGCCCAAAATGTTAAAAATTCAGATTCCAAGCAATCCCAAGCAGTACGGCAATTAGAAACTACATTTCGTGTCGCTTTAACAGGAACACCAGTTGAAAATAGATTGCAAGAGTTATGGTCTATTTTAGATTTTCTCAATCCTGGGTATTTAGGTAATAAACAATTTTTTCAACGACGGTTTGCCATGCCAATTGAAAAGTATGGTGATACATCATCTTTAATGCAATTACGTTCATTAGTACAACCGTTTATTTTACGACGATTGAAAACTGATAAAGATATAATTCAAGACTTACCAGAAAAACAAGAAATGACGGTGTTTTGTGGACTCAGTGCTGAACAAGCGCAATTATATCAAAAATTGGTAGATGAATCGTTAGTAGAAATTGAATCTGCTGAAGGAGTACAGCGACGAGGGATGATTTTAGCTTTGTTAGTTAAACTCAAACAAATTTGTAATCATCCATCGCAATATTTGAAATTAGCAACTTTAGCAGAACATCATTCGGTTAAATTACAACGTTTGGAGGAAATGTTAGAAGAGGTTTTAGCAGAAGGAAATCGGGCATTAATTTTTACTCAATTTGCCGAATGGGGAAAATTACTAAAACCCTACTTAGAAAAACAGCTAGGTCGAGAAATATTTTTTTTATATGGTAGTACAAGTAAAAAGCAGCGGGAGGAAATGATTGACCGTTTCCAACACGATCCCCAAGGTCCACCAATTATGATTCTTTCCTTGAAAGCCGGTGGTGTGGGCTTGAATTTAACGAGAGCAAATCATGTATTTCACTTTGACAGATGGTGGAATCCAGCTGTAGAAAACCAAGCCACAGATAGAGTATTTAGAATTGGACAAACTCGGAATGTACAGGTACATAAATTTGTGTGTACTGGCACATTAGAAGAAAAAATAAATGACATGATTGAAAGTAAAAAACAACTAGCAGAACAAGTTGTTGGTGCGGGTGAAGAATGGTTAACAGAGATGGATACAGACCAACTCCGCAATTTATTGTTACTTGACCGTAATGCAGTAATTGATGAGGATGAATAA
- the folP gene encoding dihydropteroate synthase — translation MSKQLTIRERCFTWGQRTYLMGILNVTPDSFSDGGLFNTTSAALTQAQAMVTAGADMIDIGGQSTRPGAEQITLTEELDRVLSVLQVIRPEIPIPISVDTTRSEVAKAAVKAGADIVNDISGGTFDPEMLETASNLDVPIILMHIQGTPQTMQQQTNYQNLIQDIYSFLSQQKKAAMAAGIKENKIIIDPGIGFAKNYEQNLEIFRRLPSLKMLNCPILVGASRKSFIGNILNQADPKARVWGTAAACCAAIFNGADILRIHDVSEMRDVSLVADAIYRQSA, via the coding sequence ATGTCAAAGCAATTAACTATTCGAGAACGCTGTTTCACCTGGGGACAGCGCACTTATTTAATGGGAATTTTAAATGTCACCCCTGATAGCTTTAGTGATGGTGGTCTATTTAACACAACTTCAGCCGCTTTAACCCAAGCCCAAGCAATGGTAACTGCTGGCGCTGATATGATTGATATCGGCGGTCAATCAACTCGTCCAGGTGCAGAACAAATCACCCTCACAGAAGAACTTGACCGGGTATTATCAGTTTTACAAGTCATCCGACCAGAAATTCCAATTCCAATTTCTGTAGATACAACTAGATCCGAAGTAGCTAAAGCTGCTGTAAAAGCCGGGGCTGATATCGTCAATGATATTTCTGGCGGTACATTTGACCCAGAAATGCTAGAAACAGCATCTAATTTAGATGTGCCAATAATCTTAATGCACATCCAGGGAACTCCTCAAACAATGCAACAACAAACTAATTATCAGAATTTAATACAGGATATTTATAGTTTTTTATCTCAGCAAAAAAAAGCCGCAATGGCTGCGGGGATTAAAGAAAATAAAATCATTATTGATCCTGGTATTGGCTTTGCTAAAAACTATGAACAAAATTTAGAAATTTTTCGCCGTTTACCATCATTAAAAATGCTGAATTGTCCAATACTGGTAGGAGCTTCCCGTAAAAGTTTTATAGGCAACATTTTAAACCAAGCAGATCCAAAAGCCAGAGTTTGGGGAACAGCAGCAGCTTGTTGTGCCGCTATTTTTAATGGTGCTGACATCCTCCGCATTCATGATGTTTCAGAAATGCGCGATGTCTCCCTAGTTGCTGATGCTATCTATCGACAGTCAGCATAA
- a CDS encoding DUF4351 domain-containing protein codes for MRENIDHDRLFKELISTFFIEFIELFFPKVLEYIDHGSITFLDKEIFTDVTAGDKYETDLIAKVKFLGQPSYFVIHIEAESGARAKFNQRMFRYFARLDEKLDLPIYPIVIFSYDSPKTVAVNNYQIKFPDFEVLKFNYRVVQLNQLNWRDFLIRSNPVASALMSKMKIAPEDRPKVKAECLRLLVTLKLNPAKMQLISGFIDTYLRLNKIEEEKFKAEIGTLIKEEKEEVMQIVTSWMEEGIERGIERGIERGIERGIEREKKLIIRLINRKLGQIDLELETKIRSLNIEIIEALGEAIFDLDNLEDLQNWLDNV; via the coding sequence ATGAGAGAAAATATAGACCATGACCGATTGTTCAAAGAACTAATATCAACCTTTTTTATAGAATTTATAGAATTGTTCTTTCCTAAGGTTCTGGAATATATAGACCACGGATCAATTACATTCTTAGACAAAGAAATATTTACTGATGTCACCGCAGGAGACAAATATGAAACTGATCTGATAGCCAAAGTTAAATTTCTAGGTCAACCTTCTTATTTTGTGATTCACATTGAAGCCGAATCAGGTGCAAGAGCAAAATTTAATCAAAGAATGTTTCGTTATTTTGCGAGATTAGATGAAAAATTGGACTTGCCAATATATCCGATAGTTATATTTTCCTACGACTCACCCAAAACCGTAGCTGTGAATAATTATCAAATTAAATTTCCTGATTTTGAAGTGCTAAAATTTAATTATCGAGTAGTGCAACTCAATCAACTCAACTGGCGAGATTTTTTAATTCGTTCAAACCCAGTTGCATCGGCTTTGATGTCAAAAATGAAGATAGCACCAGAAGATAGGCCAAAAGTCAAAGCAGAATGTTTAAGGTTATTAGTCACTTTAAAATTAAATCCAGCCAAAATGCAGTTGATATCTGGGTTCATTGACACATATTTGAGATTGAATAAAATAGAAGAAGAAAAATTTAAAGCAGAAATAGGTACATTAATCAAAGAAGAGAAGGAGGAAGTTATGCAAATTGTCACCAGTTGGATGGAAGAAGGAATTGAAAGGGGAATTGAAAGAGGAATTGAAAGAGGAATTGAAAGAGGAATTGAAAGAGAGAAAAAATTAATTATTCGTTTAATTAATAGGAAGCTTGGACAAATTGATCTAGAGTTAGAAACCAAAATTAGAAGTTTAAATATAGAAATCATTGAAGCTTTGGGAGAAGCAATATTTGATTTAGATAATTTAGAAGATTTGCAAAATTGGTTAGACAACGTTTGA
- a CDS encoding SWIM zinc finger family protein, which produces MTNDTLQASREWWSQRWLDLLDSYRFKKRLERARNYSRQGNVLSIEFKGAKVLAKVQGSEIEPYKVSLSLDSFTDEEWGYVIETMSQKASYAAKLLAGEMPQNIEDVFTGNGLSLFPFTLGDVHGKCSCPDKAVPCKHIGAVYYQLGDRFSEDPFVLFQLRGRTKEQIISDLRQLRSKKSGLKLEEASLKQEKSTSKQANINSQSSINLDSCWQYNEPLESSLVVIVPSVNETILDVLGTIPLAKNEEGLVNSSAGDVAMNYLQTVYKDVSQKAVLVAMNVGG; this is translated from the coding sequence ATGACTAACGATACCCTACAAGCAAGTAGAGAATGGTGGTCACAAAGGTGGCTTGATTTACTAGATTCCTATCGCTTTAAAAAGCGTTTAGAACGGGCGAGAAACTATTCTAGACAAGGCAATGTTTTAAGTATTGAGTTTAAAGGAGCAAAGGTATTAGCCAAAGTACAAGGTAGTGAAATTGAACCTTATAAAGTTTCTCTTTCTCTTGACTCTTTCACTGATGAAGAATGGGGTTATGTGATTGAAACTATGTCCCAAAAAGCTAGTTATGCGGCTAAGTTACTAGCGGGAGAAATGCCACAAAATATAGAAGATGTGTTTACCGGTAATGGGCTGTCATTATTTCCTTTTACTCTAGGAGACGTTCATGGTAAATGTTCTTGTCCTGATAAAGCAGTACCTTGCAAACATATAGGTGCTGTATATTATCAGTTGGGCGATCGCTTTAGTGAAGATCCTTTTGTTTTATTTCAGCTACGAGGACGTACTAAAGAACAAATTATTAGCGATTTACGACAGTTACGGAGTAAGAAATCTGGACTCAAATTGGAGGAAGCATCGTTAAAACAGGAAAAATCTACATCTAAACAGGCAAATATTAATTCTCAATCTTCCATCAATCTAGATAGTTGTTGGCAATATAATGAACCATTAGAATCTTCTTTAGTAGTCATTGTGCCTTCAGTTAATGAGACAATATTAGATGTTTTAGGTACAATTCCCCTAGCTAAAAATGAGGAAGGTTTAGTAAATTCATCAGCCGGTGATGTCGCTATGAATTATTTGCAAACAGTTTACAAAGATGTTAGTCAGAAGGCTGTTTTAGTAGCGATGAATGTAGGTGGGTGA
- the tpiA gene encoding triose-phosphate isomerase, with product MRKIVIAGNWKMFKTRSESEEFLRGFLPHLEETPSEREVVLCPPFTDLSVMSKYLHGSLIQLGAQNVHWEENGAYTGEIAAPMLTEIGVRYVIVGHSERRQYFGETDATVNLRLQTAQKHGLIPILCVGETKQQRDAGETENLIISQLEKDLVNVDQNNLVIAYEPIWAIGTGDTCETKEANRVIGLIRSQLTNPNVSIQYGGSVKPNNIDEIMAQPEIDGALVGGASLEADSFARIVNYQ from the coding sequence GTGCGAAAAATCGTCATAGCCGGTAACTGGAAAATGTTCAAAACCCGGTCAGAGTCCGAAGAATTTTTACGCGGATTTCTGCCCCACCTGGAGGAAACACCCTCAGAACGAGAAGTAGTACTGTGTCCTCCCTTCACTGACCTAAGCGTCATGTCCAAATATTTGCACGGTAGCCTGATCCAACTGGGCGCACAAAACGTCCATTGGGAAGAAAATGGAGCCTACACAGGTGAAATTGCTGCTCCCATGCTCACAGAAATTGGTGTCCGCTATGTCATCGTTGGTCATAGCGAAAGACGGCAATATTTTGGCGAAACAGACGCAACCGTTAACCTCCGTCTCCAAACAGCCCAAAAGCATGGACTCATCCCCATTCTCTGTGTTGGTGAAACCAAACAACAACGAGATGCAGGAGAAACCGAAAACCTGATTATCTCCCAGCTAGAAAAAGACTTAGTCAATGTTGACCAAAATAATTTGGTTATTGCTTATGAACCAATTTGGGCGATAGGAACCGGTGACACCTGTGAAACCAAAGAAGCGAATCGGGTAATTGGCTTAATTCGCTCTCAATTAACTAATCCCAACGTCTCAATTCAATATGGTGGCTCAGTGAAGCCCAATAATATTGATGAGATCATGGCTCAACCAGAAATTGACGGCGCTCTCGTCGGAGGTGCGAGTCTAGAAGCTGATAGTTTTGCCAGGATTGTTAATTATCAGTAG
- a CDS encoding SPFH domain-containing protein — translation MEPIIAIVLALIGYALGSAKIINEGNEALVERMGRYHRKLTPGLNFIVPFLDQIVMEDTTREQVLDIKPQNVITRDNIYLEIDAVVYWRITEIEKSFYEIDDLQQALSNLTTTTLREIIAQNSLDAANMSRADMDRSILDLLNPITKDWGVNIIRLDIQRITPPESVRKSMEDERAAEIKKRAVITEAEGERQAAVKKAEGTKTSIEIISEVLRSHPESRDILRYLVAQDYVQASQKLSESNNAKIVFVDPANSTDMFQELIAESVTKEEPKTTSGNGNGAG, via the coding sequence ATGGAACCAATCATTGCTATAGTTTTAGCGCTTATAGGTTACGCCTTAGGATCTGCAAAAATAATTAATGAAGGGAATGAAGCCCTTGTAGAACGGATGGGGCGGTATCATCGGAAACTTACACCTGGACTTAACTTCATAGTTCCCTTCCTTGACCAAATTGTCATGGAGGATACAACACGGGAACAGGTTTTAGATATTAAACCTCAAAATGTGATCACCAGAGATAACATTTACTTAGAAATTGATGCAGTTGTTTACTGGCGCATTACTGAGATAGAAAAAAGCTTTTATGAAATTGATGATCTCCAACAGGCACTGTCAAACTTGACTACAACTACGCTGAGAGAAATCATTGCCCAGAATAGCTTAGATGCAGCCAATATGTCTAGAGCTGATATGGACAGAAGCATATTAGATCTATTGAACCCAATTACAAAAGATTGGGGAGTTAATATTATTCGTTTAGACATTCAAAGAATTACGCCGCCAGAAAGTGTAAGAAAGTCAATGGAAGATGAACGGGCTGCGGAAATAAAAAAACGGGCGGTGATTACCGAAGCGGAAGGGGAACGACAAGCAGCGGTTAAAAAAGCAGAAGGAACTAAGACTTCGATTGAGATCATTTCTGAAGTTTTACGTTCCCATCCTGAAAGCAGGGATATTTTACGGTATCTTGTAGCTCAAGATTATGTACAAGCCAGCCAAAAACTTAGTGAAAGCAATAACGCTAAAATTGTTTTTGTAGATCCAGCTAACTCCACAGATATGTTTCAGGAATTGATTGCTGAATCAGTTACTAAAGAAGAACCGAAAACAACTTCCGGTAACGGTAATGGTGCTGGTTAA
- a CDS encoding patatin-like phospholipase family protein, whose protein sequence is MRNPIRTNCISLLIIELAVPTIGNAIASNLGQSAEYIHVQSAKTDEEIYQTLLASAAIPLAFKSRKVDGKDDVDGWLGDNVPLQALANRGCTHAIVIHLGNGEVWNRHDFPNQTIIEIRPTEDIGGNLRELLDFSPQRIQLLQKRGYQDAKPIIDPILQTLMIERSRQESFARLQETSQRLRDDPPIY, encoded by the coding sequence ATGCGAAATCCTATCAGAACTAATTGCATTTCATTATTGATTATTGAATTGGCTGTCCCCACCATAGGCAATGCGATCGCTTCCAATCTGGGACAATCCGCCGAATATATCCATGTCCAATCAGCCAAAACCGATGAAGAAATTTATCAAACACTACTCGCCAGTGCTGCTATTCCTTTAGCCTTTAAGTCCCGTAAGGTTGATGGAAAGGATGATGTTGATGGTTGGCTGGGTGATAATGTCCCCCTCCAAGCCCTAGCAAATCGCGGCTGTACCCATGCGATCGTCATTCATTTAGGCAATGGTGAAGTTTGGAATCGTCATGATTTCCCTAACCAAACAATAATTGAAATTCGTCCAACAGAAGATATCGGTGGTAATCTGAGAGAATTACTAGATTTCAGCCCCCAACGGATTCAACTCTTGCAAAAACGGGGCTATCAAGATGCCAAACCCATTATCGATCCAATTTTACAAACACTCATGATCGAGCGATCGCGCCAAGAAAGTTTCGCGCGGCTTCAGGAAACATCACAGAGATTAAGAGACGATCCACCAATCTATTAG